A single genomic interval of Cupriavidus sp. MP-37 harbors:
- the fdh3B gene encoding formate dehydrogenase FDH3 subunit beta — MARMKFICDAERCIECNSCVTACKNEHEVPWGVNRRRVVTVNDGMVGAEKSISVACMHCSDAPCMAVCPVDCFYRTEDGVVLHDKDVCIGCGYCSYACPFGAPQFPSTGTFGVRGKMDKCTFCAGGPEKNGSEAEFEKYGRNRLAEGKLPLCAEMCSTKALLGGDGDVIADILRNRVIKRGTGGDVFGWGTAYGNAQAQAGAKPGAPAQQPAPAPAAPAAPAAPAATAPAGGKAS, encoded by the coding sequence ATGGCACGCATGAAATTTATCTGTGACGCCGAGCGCTGCATCGAGTGCAACAGCTGCGTCACTGCCTGCAAGAACGAGCACGAGGTGCCCTGGGGCGTCAACCGGCGCCGCGTGGTCACGGTCAACGACGGCATGGTCGGCGCCGAGAAATCGATCTCGGTGGCCTGCATGCACTGCTCGGACGCCCCCTGCATGGCGGTCTGCCCGGTCGACTGCTTCTACCGCACCGAGGACGGCGTGGTGCTGCACGACAAGGACGTCTGCATCGGCTGCGGCTACTGCTCCTATGCCTGTCCGTTCGGCGCGCCGCAGTTTCCGTCGACCGGCACCTTCGGCGTGCGCGGCAAGATGGACAAGTGCACCTTCTGCGCCGGCGGTCCGGAGAAGAACGGCTCGGAAGCCGAGTTCGAGAAGTACGGCCGCAACCGGCTCGCCGAAGGCAAGCTGCCGCTGTGCGCCGAGATGTGCTCGACCAAGGCGCTGCTGGGCGGCGACGGCGACGTGATTGCCGACATCCTGCGCAACCGCGTGATCAAGCGCGGCACCGGCGGCGACGTGTTCGGCTGGGGCACGGCCTACGGCAATGCCCAGGCCCAGGCCGGCGCCAAGCCCGGGGCACCGGCGCAGCAGCCCGCGCCGGCACCGGCCGCGCCCGCCGCGCCGGCCGCGCCGGCAGCCACGGCACCCGCAGGAGGAAAAGCGTCATGA
- a CDS encoding formate dehydrogenase subunit gamma, protein MTPSHNRCRAGGWRGWLAAGALALAAVAGNAAAQAPAPAPGPSTGPATASANADANNPATHPAQPLAGIASENIFNIPPRDIAAEARSQQQRSVTQPGNNAPMWREVNSDQRHYSSLPDKEAGVLIQRTGQSWRLFRNGVITVWGGWLLLIVPVAILGFFLWRGTIPLRTPKTGRMIERFTPLERIVHWTMAISFVVLAVSGIVMLLGKHFLLPLMGHMLFGWLSYILKNLHNVVGPIFTLSVIVAFVVFLRDNLPSRDDLRWVTSLGGLASGKHVPSGRFNAGEKMWFWVGVFVFGLVLSASGWVLDMIVPGMDYYRATMQIANVIHGISAVLMIAMACGHIYMGTIGMEGAYRAMRDGWVDEAWAKEHHELWYDDIKSGKIPAQRSASPDAAAARPARQSPGEA, encoded by the coding sequence ATGACGCCGTCGCACAATCGATGCCGCGCCGGAGGCTGGCGTGGCTGGCTGGCCGCCGGCGCGCTCGCCCTGGCGGCTGTGGCCGGCAATGCCGCCGCGCAGGCTCCGGCACCCGCGCCCGGGCCGTCGACCGGACCGGCGACAGCATCGGCCAATGCCGACGCCAATAACCCGGCCACGCATCCGGCGCAGCCGCTGGCCGGCATTGCTTCCGAGAACATCTTCAACATCCCGCCGCGCGACATCGCCGCCGAGGCCAGGTCGCAGCAGCAGCGCAGCGTCACGCAGCCGGGCAACAATGCGCCGATGTGGCGCGAGGTCAATTCCGACCAGCGCCACTACAGCAGCCTGCCCGACAAGGAAGCCGGGGTGCTGATCCAGCGCACCGGCCAGTCGTGGCGGCTGTTCCGCAACGGCGTCATCACGGTCTGGGGCGGCTGGCTGCTGCTGATCGTGCCGGTGGCGATCCTCGGCTTCTTCCTGTGGCGCGGCACCATCCCGCTGCGCACGCCGAAAACCGGCCGCATGATCGAGCGCTTTACCCCGCTCGAGCGCATCGTGCACTGGACCATGGCGATTTCCTTCGTGGTGCTGGCGGTGTCGGGCATCGTGATGCTGCTGGGCAAGCATTTCCTGCTGCCGCTGATGGGCCATATGCTGTTCGGCTGGCTCAGCTACATCCTGAAGAACCTGCACAACGTGGTGGGGCCGATCTTTACGCTGTCGGTGATCGTCGCCTTCGTGGTGTTCCTGCGCGACAACCTGCCCAGCCGCGACGACCTCCGCTGGGTCACCAGCCTGGGTGGGCTGGCCTCGGGCAAGCATGTGCCGAGCGGGCGCTTCAACGCCGGCGAGAAAATGTGGTTCTGGGTGGGTGTGTTCGTGTTCGGGCTGGTGCTGTCGGCGTCGGGCTGGGTGCTCGACATGATCGTGCCCGGCATGGACTACTACCGCGCCACCATGCAGATCGCCAACGTGATCCACGGCATCTCGGCGGTGCTGATGATTGCGATGGCGTGCGGCCATATCTATATGGGCACCATCGGCATGGAAGGCGCCTACCGCGCCATGCGCGATGGCTGGGTCGACGAGGCCTGGGCCAAGGAGCACCACGAGCTCTGGTACGACGACATCAAGTCCGGCAAGATCCCGGCGCAGCGTTCGGCCAGCCCGGATGCCGCCGCGGCCCGGCCGGCACGGCAGAGTCCCGGCGAAGCCTGA
- a CDS encoding formate dehydrogenase accessory sulfurtransferase FdhD encodes MTLRPELTQAAVPLIEEVEVVDEQGRVRAAYLPGERPLTVYLDKRELVTLMTLGGAPEHLVLGYLRNQRLVESIEDIAAVQVDWETESAAVTTRTGVDRIEERTARRVVTTGCGQGTVFGSLLDEVDSIRLPVGAMLDQDTLYGIIDTIRLQQSVYKQAGSVHGCALFQGTELLMFVEDVGRHNAVDAIAGRMWLEGMSGGDKIFYTTGRLTSEMVIKGAQMGIPFLLSRSGVTQMGYQMARRVNLTLFARCTGKHFLLYTGRERFRHRQPEDVVA; translated from the coding sequence ATGACCTTGCGTCCCGAGCTTACCCAGGCAGCCGTTCCCCTGATCGAAGAGGTTGAAGTCGTCGACGAGCAAGGACGCGTGCGCGCGGCCTACCTGCCGGGCGAGCGGCCGCTGACGGTCTATCTCGACAAGCGCGAGCTGGTCACGCTGATGACGCTGGGCGGCGCGCCCGAGCACCTGGTGCTGGGCTACCTGCGCAACCAGCGCCTGGTGGAATCGATCGAGGACATTGCCGCGGTGCAGGTCGACTGGGAAACCGAGTCCGCCGCGGTGACCACCCGCACCGGCGTCGACCGCATCGAGGAACGCACCGCGCGCCGCGTGGTGACCACGGGCTGCGGCCAGGGCACCGTGTTCGGCTCGCTGCTGGACGAGGTCGACAGCATCCGGCTGCCGGTCGGCGCCATGCTGGACCAGGACACCCTGTACGGCATCATCGACACCATCCGGCTGCAGCAATCGGTGTACAAGCAGGCCGGCTCGGTGCATGGCTGCGCGCTGTTCCAGGGCACCGAGCTGCTGATGTTCGTCGAGGACGTCGGCCGCCACAATGCGGTCGATGCCATTGCCGGGCGCATGTGGCTGGAAGGCATGAGCGGTGGCGACAAGATCTTCTACACCACCGGACGCCTGACTTCCGAAATGGTGATCAAGGGCGCGCAGATGGGCATCCCGTTCCTGCTGTCGCGCTCGGGCGTGACGCAGATGGGCTACCAGATGGCCCGGCGCGTCAACCTGACGCTGTTCGCGCGCTGCACCGGCAAGCACTTCCTGCTCTATACGGGGCGGGAGCGCTTCCGCCACCGCCAGCCCGAAGACGTCGTGGCGTAG
- the dcd gene encoding dCTP deaminase, which produces MSIKSDKWIRRMAEQHGMIEPFEPGQVREADGRKIVSYGTSSYGYDIRCADEFKIFTNINSTIVDPKNFDEKSFVDFKGEVCIIPPNSFALARTMEYFRIPRSVLTICLGKSTYARCGIIVNVTPFEPEWEGYVTLEFSNTTPLPAKIYAGEGCAQVLFFESDEICETSYADRGGKYQGQHGVTLPKT; this is translated from the coding sequence ATGAGCATCAAATCCGACAAATGGATCCGCCGCATGGCGGAGCAGCACGGCATGATCGAGCCGTTCGAGCCAGGCCAGGTCCGGGAGGCCGACGGGCGCAAGATCGTGTCGTACGGCACCTCGAGCTACGGCTACGACATCCGCTGCGCCGACGAATTCAAGATCTTCACCAATATCAACAGCACCATCGTCGACCCGAAGAACTTCGACGAGAAGTCCTTCGTCGACTTCAAGGGCGAGGTCTGCATCATCCCGCCCAACTCGTTCGCGCTGGCGCGCACGATGGAATACTTCCGCATCCCGCGCAGCGTGCTGACCATCTGCCTGGGCAAGAGCACCTACGCCCGCTGCGGCATCATCGTCAACGTGACGCCGTTCGAGCCGGAATGGGAAGGCTATGTGACGCTGGAGTTCTCGAACACCACGCCGCTGCCGGCCAAGATCTACGCCGGCGAGGGTTGCGCCCAGGTCTTGTTCTTCGAGAGCGACGAGATCTGCGAGACCTCGTACGCCGACCGGGGCGGCAAGTACCAGGGCCAGCACGGTGTCACACTGCCGAAGACCTGA